TCGCCCCCGACCTGGAGGACGACGCCATCGACACCATCGCCCGGCTGGCCTACGAGGAGGGGCTGGCCGGTGTGATCGCCGTGAACACCTCGGTCCATCGGCTCGGACTGGATGGCCGCCGGCTGGTGGCCACGGGCCGGACCCTGGCCGAGGAGACCGGTGGGCTGAGCGGTCGCCCCCTGCGCCGGCGGGCGGTCGAGGTGCTGCGGCGGCTGCGGGCGACCGCCGGCCCGGCCCTGCCCCTGATCGGTGTGGGGGGCATCGATTCGGCTGAGGCCGCCTGGGAGCGGATCAGCGCGGGAGCGTCCCTGATCCAGATCTATACGGGTTGGATCTACGAAGGCCCCGTACTTGTGCCGTCGATTCTGGAGGGATTGTCGCGGCAGCTGGACGCCCATGGATGCCGGACGCTTTCGGAAGTTGTAGGTTCGGGGATGCCTTGGCGCCCTTGATTCGGTAACTTTCGCAGGCACCGGATCGGAGCCTTGGTTTTTTCTGGCCTGGCCGGCTTGAAGGATGATCTGGAGGATCGTCTGAGGCCCATCCGCGCTCAGCTCTTCCCGCGCCAGTTGCTGCTGGAGCTTCAGGACGATTCCCTGAAGGGGCAGGTGCTGAGGGGATCGGAGCCGGAGGCCGTGAGTATCGATCTGCCCCTGCCGCCCCTCACCTGCCTGGATGGCCAGCCCCTGGAAAAGGAGCCCCTCGGTGATCTGATCGGCGATCTTCTGGTGCGCGACGGCCTGCTCGATGCCGTCGTCCTGGCCTCCCTTCCCGAGGGGGCGGCGCAATGGCGGGTTCTCGACTGGCCCTTCGAGGCCATCCCCGACGATCCCATCGCGGCCCTGCGCACCATCGACCCGCCCCTGAATCTGGCGGTTCCCCTGGCGGAGTCCACGATCGATCTGCGGCCCCTGCCCGGATCCACTCCCCGGCTGCTGATGGCGGTGGCCCCCAGAACGCTGGTGAACGACTGGATCGATGTCTTCAATCTGGCCGGAGTGCAGCTGGAGCGGCTGGCCCCGGCCCAGTCCTGCCGGCTGGCGGCGGTCACCTCCCTGCTGGAAGCGGCTCCCGAGGATGAACTGACCGTGCTGATCCATCCGCTGCCGGCCGGCGGCCAGCTGCTGCTGCTGCGCGGGACGGAGCCGGTCTTCGACTGGTCGCTGCCCGAGGACGACGCATCCCTTGCCCGGGAGGTGAACCGCTGCCTGACCTTCTACCGTCGCCGGGACCCCTCCATCCGTCGGCTCCGGCTGTTGCTCAGCGCGCCTCTCCCCAGCCAGGACCGCCTGCAGGACGCCCTGGGCGTGCGGGCCGAGATCCTCGCCCCTGAACCCTTCGGGTCCCTGGTGCTGCAGGGGCTGGCGATGGCGGAGTCGGTCCGATGAGCCCACCGATCCTCGATCTGCTTCGGGAGAGGCGCAAGGAACTGGGCCAGGAGAGCATGGTCTCAGCCCTGCTCGATCGACGGCCCCTGCTGCTGCGCGGTGCCCTGATCGGGGCAGCTGTCCTGGTGGGCGCTGTCGTCTCCACCGCCCTGGTGTTCCTCCGCTTCCAGTACGTCCGGATGCAGACCGCCCAGCTGACGCGCTTCGAGGCCGAGTCCACCCAGATGCAGGCGGAGATGGCCGCCAGCCGGGCCAAGCTCGACCAGATCACCGCCACCAACCGCCGCCTCACCGAAGGCCTTACCACTCTGCGCACCTCCTCGGCCCTTCTGGCCGACCTGCAGCTGCGCACCCCCGAAGGCATTCAGATCCAGAGCGCCGCGACCGAAGGCACGAATCTGGTGCTCAAGGGACAGGCCCTCGATCCGCTGGCTTTCGCCCGCATCAATGCCCTGCAGCTGGAGCTCTCTCGCTCCCCCCTGCTGAAAGCCAAGGGGGTCGCTCTGGTCAAGCTGGAGCGGGTGCCGCCCAGCGAGGCGCCGGCCGGGCAGGCCGGGACCGCCACCCTGCCGCCCACCCCCGCCAAGGTCGGCTTCGAGCTGTCGGGGGCGTTCGCCACCCTGCCCCCCGCCCGCCAGCTG
This genomic stretch from Cyanobium gracile PCC 6307 harbors:
- a CDS encoding PilN domain-containing protein, which translates into the protein MSPPILDLLRERRKELGQESMVSALLDRRPLLLRGALIGAAVLVGAVVSTALVFLRFQYVRMQTAQLTRFEAESTQMQAEMAASRAKLDQITATNRRLTEGLTTLRTSSALLADLQLRTPEGIQIQSAATEGTNLVLKGQALDPLAFARINALQLELSRSPLLKAKGVALVKLERVPPSEAPAGQAGTATLPPTPAKVGFELSGAFATLPPARQLSVMRQLGSEGMVRRLQLLQAEGLIP